The Vanessa tameamea isolate UH-Manoa-2023 chromosome 2, ilVanTame1 primary haplotype, whole genome shotgun sequence genome has a segment encoding these proteins:
- the LOC113392876 gene encoding uncharacterized protein LOC113392876 yields MKFLLISAALVAVAFASPVFVEPGLTGPSPIVNDDSYEGIFADPAIIEQDSISVGPEFVDDAVNAPVSPIVQIILNINSQTHVIDVPVNPVEEIPPTPVIVVEEAEESDVVPEPVLIGNPQLPVVPAPVQIGTPELPVVPSPVIIMPDELN; encoded by the coding sequence ATGAAATTCTTACTCATCTCTGCTGCTCTCGTGGCTGTGGCCTTCGCCAGCCCAGTCTTCGTCGAGCCAGGACTAACTGGTCCATCTCCCATTGTCAACGACGACTCATACGAAGGCATCTTCGCTGATCCCGCTATCATCGAACAGGATTCAATCAGCGTTGGCCCTGAATTTGTTGACGATGCAGTGAACGCCCCTGTCTCCCCTATTGTTCAAATCATCCTGAACATCAACTCCCAAACTCATGTTATCGACGTGCCCGTAAACCCAGTGGAGGAAATCCCCCCCACCCCAGTGATCGTTGTCGAGGAAGCTGAAGAATCTGATGTTGTTCCCGAGCCCGTCCTCATCGGCAACCCACAACTCCCCGTCGTCCCCGCCCCCGTACAAATCGGAACCCCTGAACTCCCCGTCGTTCCCTCCCCCGTCATCATCATGCCCGATGAACTCAACTAA
- the LOC135193580 gene encoding immunoglobulin A1 protease-like, translating into MMKVLFVAAFLSVAFAGPTYRREELAAIKPTFISVGPAIVDSYEPISVGPAIVSPDQISVGPAIVDSYEPISVGPAIVSPEQISVGPAIVDSYEPISVGPAIVSPDQISVGPAIVDSYEPISVGPAIVSPDQISVGPAIVDSYEPISVGPAIVSPEQISVGPAIVDSYEPISVGPAIVSPDQISVGPAIVDSYEPISVGPAIVSPEQISVGPAIVDSYEPISVGPAIVSPDQISVGPAIVDSYEPISVGPAIVSPEQISVGPAIVDSYEPISVGPAIVSPEQISVGPAIVDSIVNSAPIVQVIVKVN; encoded by the coding sequence ATGATGAAGGTGTTGTTCGTCGCTGCGTTTCTCAGCGTAGCATTCGCTGGTCCTACATACCGCCGGGAAGAGTTGGCTGCTATAAAACCAACATTTATTTCCGTCGGCCCTGCTATCGTTGACTCTTACGAGCCAATCTCCGTTGGACCTGCCATCGTTAGCCCCGACCAAATTTCTGTCGGTCCTGCTATCGTCGACTCCTACGAGCCAATCTCCGTTGGACCTGCAATCGTTAGCCCCGAACAGATTTCTGTCGGCCCTGCTATCGTTGACTCCTACGAGCCAATCTCCGTTGGACCTGCCATCGTTAGCCCCGACCAAATTTCTGTCGGTCCTGCTATCGTCGACTCCTACGAGCCAATCTCCGTTGGACCTGCAATCGTTAGCCCCGACCAAATTTCTGTCGGTCCTGCTATCGTCGACTCCTATGAGCCAATCTCCGTTGGACCTGCAATCGTTAGCCCCGAACAGATTTCTGTCGGCCCTGCTATCGTTGACTCCTACGAGCCAATCTCCGTTGGACCTGCCATCGTTAGCCCCGACCAAATTTCTGTCGGTCCTGCTATCGTCGACTCCTATGAGCCAATCTCCGTTGGACCTGCCATCGTTAGCCCTGAACAGATTTCTGTCGGCCCTGCTATCGTTGACTCCTACGAGCCAATCTCCGTTGGACCTGCCATCGTTAGCCCCGACCAAATTTCTGTCGGTCCTGCTATCGTCGACTCCTATGAGCCAATCTCCGTTGGACCTGCAATCGTTAGCCCCGAACAGATTTCTGTCGGCCCTGCTATCGTTGACTCCTACGAGCCAATCTCCGTTGGACCTGCAATCGTTAGCCCCGAACAGATTTCTGTCGGCCCAGCTATCGTCGACTCCATTGTAAACTCTGCACCCATTGTTCAGGTAATTGTTAAGGTGAATTAA